In Priestia megaterium NBRC 15308 = ATCC 14581, the following proteins share a genomic window:
- a CDS encoding NAD kinase, whose amino-acid sequence MKFAITSKGNQISNTLMQKMKTYLLDFHLEYDENQPDIVVSVGGDGTLLYAFHRYRNRLDKTAFIGVHTGHLGFYADWTPDEIEKLVIAIAKTPYQTVEYPLLEVIIRYTNGGREARYLALNECTVKSVEGSLVMDVEIKGQRFETFRGDGLCVSTPSGSTAYNKSLGGAILHPSLQAIQIAEMASINNRVFRTIGSPLVLPGHHTALLKPVNDADFQITIDHLTLLHKDVKSIQFRVASEKIRFARFRAFPFWQRVRDSFVCDD is encoded by the coding sequence ATAAAATTTGCTATTACATCAAAAGGCAACCAAATATCAAATACGCTTATGCAAAAAATGAAAACGTATTTATTAGATTTTCATTTAGAATATGATGAAAACCAGCCTGATATTGTAGTGTCAGTAGGAGGGGATGGAACGCTTCTCTACGCGTTTCACCGCTATCGAAACCGACTTGACAAGACGGCTTTTATTGGGGTTCATACCGGCCATTTAGGCTTTTACGCAGATTGGACACCTGATGAGATTGAGAAGCTGGTGATTGCTATTGCAAAGACACCCTATCAGACTGTAGAGTATCCACTGCTTGAAGTGATTATTCGCTACACCAACGGTGGACGCGAAGCTCGATACTTAGCTCTGAATGAATGTACGGTAAAAAGTGTAGAAGGTTCTTTAGTAATGGATGTGGAAATTAAAGGGCAGCGATTTGAGACATTCCGAGGAGACGGCCTTTGCGTATCCACTCCCTCGGGAAGTACAGCTTACAATAAATCCCTTGGAGGCGCGATTTTACATCCTTCGCTTCAAGCTATTCAAATTGCTGAAATGGCTTCTATTAACAATCGAGTGTTCCGTACGATAGGTTCTCCATTGGTTCTTCCTGGACATCATACAGCGCTGTTAAAGCCTGTCAACGACGCAGACTTTCAAATCACCATTGATCATTTAACTCTTTTACATAAAGATGTAAAGTCGATTCAATTTCGGGTAGCAAGCGAAAAAATTCGATTTGCTCGCTTTCGTGCGTTTCCTTTCTGGCAGCGTGTCAGAGACTCTTTTGTATGTGATGATTAA
- a CDS encoding M48 family metallopeptidase produces the protein MNAKLIHENEKIFFILCMVISLLTYFFLIISFVGIIYLVIGFLITFILHGFSIAQIRNNGVRLTEKQFPHTYHQAKHLSSELDLELPDIYIVQSGGLLNAFATRFFGRHFVVLYSDIVEMIEDNQEKELSFIIAHELVHIKRKHTLYHSLILPALWVPFLGKAYSRACEYTCDRIASVAIGDAKAATQALTILAVGHCLNKKVNQKEFVHTHSQEKGFFMWLTQATSTHPPLAHRIKEINYLAQHPELFDLDSNAFQTNEIA, from the coding sequence TTGAACGCAAAGCTTATTCATGAAAATGAAAAGATTTTTTTCATTCTGTGTATGGTTATTAGCTTATTAACCTATTTCTTTTTAATTATTTCATTCGTTGGTATTATTTATCTTGTAATCGGTTTTTTAATTACATTTATACTCCACGGTTTCTCTATTGCTCAAATTCGCAATAATGGAGTTAGATTGACAGAGAAGCAGTTCCCGCACACTTATCATCAGGCAAAACATCTATCTTCAGAGCTGGATTTAGAGCTGCCCGATATTTATATTGTTCAATCAGGCGGCTTGTTAAACGCGTTTGCTACACGTTTTTTTGGACGTCACTTTGTTGTTTTATACTCCGACATTGTTGAAATGATTGAAGATAATCAAGAAAAAGAACTTTCTTTTATTATTGCCCACGAATTAGTTCATATCAAACGTAAGCATACACTCTACCACTCACTTATTCTACCTGCTCTTTGGGTTCCTTTTTTAGGAAAAGCTTACTCTAGGGCCTGTGAATATACGTGTGATCGCATAGCTTCCGTTGCGATTGGTGATGCAAAAGCTGCCACTCAAGCACTCACTATACTTGCGGTTGGCCATTGTCTAAATAAAAAAGTAAATCAGAAGGAATTTGTTCATACGCACTCACAGGAAAAAGGTTTTTTTATGTGGTTGACTCAAGCTACTTCAACTCATCCCCCTCTCGCTCATCGTATTAAAGAAATTAATTACTTAGCACAGCATCCGGAACTGTTTGATCTTGATTCTAACGCATTTCAAACAAATGAAATTGCATAA
- a CDS encoding RluA family pseudouridine synthase, translated as MKQVFTLSWTVDHSFEGVAVREFLKEHDISKASLTDIKFRGGAIEVNGKHATVRYILQKGDEIKVAFPPEKASESLLPKAIPLDIVYEDEYILVLNKQPNMPSIPSREHLTWSLSNAVLYYYEKNNINSTVHLVNRLDRDTSGLLIVAKHRHVHYLFSKAQKEHEIKRVYRAFVHGKLVGKETIEAPIGRKESSIIEREVREDGQFAITHYTALRQYSSFTEVALSLETGRTHQIRVHMAYKGYPLLGDTLYGGTNHLISRQALHSYELTFFHPFLQKTLSFTAPLPPDMQKLQIVKESRFF; from the coding sequence ATGAAACAAGTTTTTACGTTGAGTTGGACCGTAGATCATTCTTTCGAGGGTGTAGCGGTTCGTGAATTTTTAAAAGAACATGATATTTCCAAAGCTTCTCTGACGGACATTAAGTTCAGAGGAGGAGCAATTGAAGTAAATGGAAAGCATGCAACGGTTCGATATATTCTGCAAAAAGGTGACGAAATTAAGGTGGCGTTTCCACCAGAAAAAGCAAGTGAAAGTCTTCTTCCTAAAGCTATACCTTTGGATATTGTATACGAAGATGAGTATATATTAGTGTTGAATAAGCAGCCAAACATGCCAAGTATACCTTCTCGAGAACATCTAACGTGGTCACTAAGTAATGCTGTGCTCTATTATTATGAGAAAAATAACATTAACTCGACTGTTCATCTTGTAAATAGGTTGGACCGAGACACATCTGGGCTGCTTATTGTCGCTAAGCATAGGCACGTTCATTACTTATTCTCTAAAGCACAAAAAGAACATGAAATTAAACGCGTGTACCGAGCTTTTGTTCATGGGAAGCTTGTTGGCAAAGAAACGATAGAGGCACCGATTGGCCGAAAAGAGTCAAGTATCATCGAACGGGAAGTAAGAGAAGATGGGCAGTTTGCTATTACACACTATACGGCGCTTCGTCAGTATTCTTCTTTTACAGAAGTTGCTCTTTCGCTTGAGACGGGGAGAACTCACCAAATTCGTGTTCATATGGCTTATAAAGGATATCCACTGCTTGGAGATACCTTATATGGAGGAACGAATCATCTTATTTCTCGTCAAGCTCTTCACAGCTATGAGCTCACTTTTTTTCATCCTTTTTTACAAAAAACTTTGTCTTTTACAGCACCTTTGCCGCCAGATATGCAGAAACTTCAAATCGTAAAAGAAAGTCGCTTTTTTTAA
- a CDS encoding CotO family spore coat protein, which yields MTNSKSKSEENEPLMYIVQPNATQNQRSMQYYFSSKQQDNKGIEKEHVLKEEPSFSSIQEVKEPDVEKVEEIKQEKEEERSIVPVDIPQSETKKPNKMFQSMTIKEKVDFLCSFPPHMSQPICEITCQNQKYIGTILELKEGSLYVSVPPNKEKTVLTFHDIQTISIIKI from the coding sequence ATGACTAACTCAAAATCTAAGTCAGAAGAAAACGAGCCGCTAATGTACATTGTCCAGCCAAACGCTACGCAAAATCAGCGTTCTATGCAATATTATTTTAGTTCAAAACAGCAAGACAATAAAGGAATAGAGAAAGAGCACGTGTTAAAAGAAGAGCCCAGCTTTTCTTCCATTCAAGAAGTCAAAGAGCCTGACGTAGAAAAAGTGGAAGAGATTAAGCAAGAAAAAGAGGAAGAGCGTTCAATTGTTCCCGTGGATATACCGCAATCAGAGACTAAAAAGCCAAATAAAATGTTTCAGTCTATGACGATTAAAGAAAAAGTTGATTTTCTATGCAGTTTCCCGCCTCATATGTCTCAGCCAATTTGTGAAATTACGTGTCAAAACCAAAAATATATAGGAACAATTTTAGAATTAAAAGAAGGAAGTTTATACGTGAGCGTTCCTCCTAATAAAGAGAAAACAGTATTGACATTTCATGATATTCAGACCATATCTATCATTAAAATTTAA
- the mgtE gene encoding magnesium transporter, producing the protein MTDSIEKEEKAWFAEHLLSLLEKNEIDAFREEFLHMHTYDQAQFFEELDEPSRFALYEMLSPEEMADIFENVEIREEDYQEILSEMHPNFAADMLSKMSADDAVDVLNELDKEQVASYLTIMDEEAADEIKELLHYEEYTAGSIMTTEFVAIRENQTVHSAMHILRREAPEAETIYYVFVIDEQKHLAGVISLRDLIIADEDTMISEVMNERVVSVSVAEDQEEVARIMRDYNFLALPVVDFQQHLLGIITVDDVMDVLDEEASDDYSKLAGISDVDDTIDHNPLVAAKKRLPWLIILLFLGMMTASLIGRFEDTLNQVAILAVFIPLIGGMAGNTGTQALAVAVRGLATGEIEEESKFKLLIREAATGMITGASCGLLVVLIVYIWQGDLILGALVGVSVFSTLIVATLAGAFIPLLMHRFKIDPAVASGPFITTINDLISILIYFGLATTFMSYLK; encoded by the coding sequence ATGACAGATTCAATTGAAAAAGAAGAAAAGGCATGGTTCGCCGAACATTTATTATCACTTTTAGAAAAAAATGAAATCGATGCATTTCGTGAAGAATTTTTACATATGCATACGTATGACCAAGCTCAATTTTTTGAAGAATTAGATGAGCCTTCTAGATTTGCGCTGTACGAGATGTTATCTCCGGAAGAAATGGCGGATATCTTTGAAAATGTAGAGATACGAGAAGAAGATTATCAAGAAATTCTCTCAGAGATGCATCCCAATTTTGCAGCAGACATGCTGTCGAAAATGTCGGCGGATGATGCCGTTGACGTATTAAATGAATTGGATAAAGAACAAGTGGCGAGCTATTTAACGATTATGGATGAAGAAGCAGCCGATGAAATTAAAGAGCTGCTTCATTACGAGGAATATACCGCTGGAAGTATTATGACGACTGAATTTGTGGCCATTCGTGAAAATCAAACCGTACATTCAGCCATGCACATTCTACGCAGGGAAGCTCCAGAAGCGGAAACAATTTATTATGTATTTGTTATTGATGAACAAAAGCATCTAGCAGGTGTTATTTCTCTTCGTGATTTAATTATAGCAGATGAAGATACGATGATAAGCGAAGTTATGAATGAACGAGTCGTATCCGTATCAGTAGCGGAAGACCAAGAAGAAGTTGCGCGTATTATGCGCGATTACAACTTTCTTGCGCTTCCAGTTGTTGATTTTCAGCAGCATCTTCTCGGGATTATTACGGTTGATGATGTGATGGATGTTCTTGATGAAGAGGCATCGGATGACTATTCTAAATTAGCCGGTATTAGTGATGTAGATGATACGATTGACCACAATCCTTTAGTAGCGGCCAAAAAGAGGCTGCCTTGGCTTATCATTTTGCTGTTTTTAGGAATGATGACAGCGAGTTTAATTGGACGTTTTGAAGATACGTTGAATCAAGTAGCTATTTTAGCTGTATTTATACCTTTGATTGGCGGTATGGCTGGTAATACAGGAACACAGGCACTAGCCGTTGCGGTTCGCGGACTAGCGACGGGAGAAATCGAAGAAGAAAGCAAATTTAAGCTGTTAATCAGAGAAGCAGCTACCGGAATGATTACAGGCGCATCATGTGGACTTTTAGTTGTATTAATTGTTTATATTTGGCAAGGGGATCTTATTTTAGGCGCTTTGGTAGGCGTCTCTGTATTTTCAACATTGATTGTGGCTACACTTGCAGGAGCGTTTATCCCGCTTCTCATGCACAGGTTCAAAATTGACCCTGCAGTCGCATCAGGACCATTTATTACAACGATCAATGATCTTATCAGTATTTTAATTTACTTCGGTCTAGCGACAACATTTATGAGTTATTTAAAATAA
- a CDS encoding YjcZ family sporulation protein produces MGCGFGYGGCGYGGGYGGGFALIVVLFILLIIVGCVCFYN; encoded by the coding sequence ATGGGCTGCGGATTTGGCTACGGTGGTTGTGGTTACGGTGGTGGCTACGGCGGTGGTTTTGCGTTAATCGTTGTATTATTCATTCTATTAATTATTGTTGGTTGTGTTTGTTTTTACAATTAA
- a CDS encoding monovalent cation:proton antiporter family protein, protein MEQHASFTSLVIVISLAFLTPILLHRFKLNIIPVVVAEIIMGLIIGKSGFDLVEQDMWLETLSTLGFIFLMFLSGLEIDFSAFAGGNSKDKKASGAKVPNAFSISILVFAAIFAVSLFLSYVFVWTGFIDNAFLMTLIISTISLGVVVPTLKDAQIMKKPIGQTILLIAVIADLVTMILLAVFASVYDKSGNSNTWLILILFGVGVILYFIGKQFKNRSFLETMSKGTIQIDTRAVFALIIILVGLSESIGVENILGAFLAGSLVSLLAPNKNLVHKLDSFGYGFLIPIFFVMVGVKLDVWSLFSDKKVLILMPLLFIALLISKLVPVLILRKWYDMKTVLASGFLLTSTLSLVIAAATVGENIGVIDSQMSGALILVAIITCIITPIIFRKLFPKPEISDRKLKVNMLGANQFTLPVIREMDLDLYDVTIYHPTQDKIENRTSDSIFNIVDIDGYSKETLMRMGILDADVLVVTTGEEERNSDIALFAKKYGTERVIARVESPVLDEKMKENNIEVFSVLLSTTALLKALIESPNILNILTNQETALYQINMRNPKYEGIELRKFPFTGDVIFVRIFRGKDSIVPHGDTELEFDDRLIVTGSRSYVNELRMLLEYKIR, encoded by the coding sequence ATGGAACAGCACGCGTCCTTTACATCACTTGTTATCGTCATTAGTTTGGCCTTTTTAACGCCTATACTGTTGCATCGGTTTAAACTTAACATTATACCTGTAGTCGTAGCTGAAATTATTATGGGATTAATTATAGGGAAAAGTGGTTTTGACCTTGTGGAGCAGGATATGTGGCTTGAAACACTTTCCACTCTAGGCTTTATCTTTTTGATGTTTTTAAGTGGTTTAGAAATTGATTTTTCTGCTTTTGCTGGAGGAAATTCAAAAGATAAAAAGGCTTCAGGAGCGAAGGTGCCAAATGCTTTTTCCATTTCTATACTAGTGTTTGCAGCTATCTTTGCCGTTTCACTATTTTTGTCCTATGTTTTTGTATGGACAGGTTTTATTGATAATGCCTTTTTGATGACGCTTATTATTTCTACCATTTCACTAGGAGTAGTAGTGCCGACATTAAAAGATGCACAGATTATGAAAAAGCCGATTGGACAAACCATTTTATTGATTGCGGTTATTGCGGACTTAGTCACGATGATTTTACTAGCCGTATTTGCTTCCGTCTATGATAAATCAGGAAATAGCAATACGTGGTTGATTTTAATTTTATTTGGAGTAGGAGTGATTTTATACTTCATAGGGAAGCAGTTTAAAAACCGATCGTTTCTTGAAACAATGTCTAAAGGTACAATTCAAATCGACACGCGCGCCGTATTTGCACTCATTATCATTCTGGTGGGCCTTTCGGAGTCAATTGGTGTTGAAAACATTTTAGGCGCGTTTTTAGCGGGATCACTCGTTTCTCTTCTAGCTCCTAACAAAAACTTAGTTCATAAATTAGATTCGTTTGGCTATGGATTTTTAATTCCTATCTTTTTTGTGATGGTAGGAGTGAAGCTTGATGTTTGGTCATTGTTCAGTGATAAAAAAGTGCTGATATTAATGCCTTTATTATTCATTGCATTGTTGATATCCAAGCTAGTCCCAGTGTTAATCTTAAGAAAATGGTATGATATGAAAACCGTTTTGGCATCGGGTTTTCTTTTAACATCGACTTTATCACTCGTTATTGCGGCAGCAACGGTTGGTGAAAATATTGGTGTTATTGATTCACAAATGTCCGGTGCGCTGATTTTGGTGGCGATTATTACATGTATTATTACACCTATTATCTTTAGAAAGCTGTTTCCAAAGCCAGAAATCAGTGACAGAAAGCTGAAGGTTAATATGCTCGGGGCAAATCAATTTACACTCCCGGTTATTCGAGAAATGGATCTTGATTTATATGATGTTACGATTTATCATCCTACTCAGGACAAAATTGAAAACCGTACGTCGGATTCCATTTTTAATATCGTGGACATCGATGGATATAGTAAGGAAACTTTAATGCGTATGGGGATTTTAGATGCGGATGTATTAGTCGTAACAACAGGGGAAGAAGAAAGAAATAGCGACATTGCTCTATTTGCAAAAAAATATGGTACAGAACGGGTTATTGCCCGCGTAGAAAGTCCTGTATTAGATGAAAAGATGAAAGAAAATAACATTGAAGTTTTTTCTGTGCTGTTATCTACGACTGCATTGCTAAAAGCTTTAATCGAATCGCCAAATATTTTAAATATCTTAACGAATCAAGAAACAGCACTTTATCAAATTAATATGCGTAACCCTAAATACGAGGGGATAGAGCTTCGTAAGTTCCCATTTACAGGAGATGTGATTTTTGTTCGAATCTTTAGAGGCAAAGATTCCATTGTACCTCATGGCGATACAGAGCTTGAATTTGATGATCGTTTGATTGTAACGGGGTCTCGTTCATATGTGAATGAATTGCGTATGCTTCTTGAGTATAAAATTAGATAA
- the prpE gene encoding bis(5'-nucleosyl)-tetraphosphatase PrpE, whose translation MKVDIIGDIHGCYDELKALTEKLGYEWQDGIPVHCDGRRLGFVGDLTDRGPHSLKVIELVWSLVIKHQQAYYCPGNHCNKLYRFFCGNKVQITHGLETTVAEYEALPSREQKFIKKKFIELYEQSPLYVQLDQNQLIIAHAGLKAEYIGRTDKKVKTFVLYGDITGEKHLNGMPVRRDWAKHYNGKPFIVYGHTPVVKARKIHNTINIDTGAVFGGALTAFQYPERNIISVPSSMPYVEEKFNHFV comes from the coding sequence ATGAAAGTAGATATAATAGGCGATATCCATGGGTGCTATGATGAATTAAAAGCGTTAACAGAAAAACTTGGGTATGAGTGGCAAGACGGGATTCCTGTCCACTGTGACGGAAGGCGCCTTGGATTTGTAGGTGATTTAACAGACCGAGGACCTCATTCACTAAAAGTGATTGAGCTCGTATGGTCACTTGTAATAAAGCATCAGCAAGCTTACTACTGTCCAGGCAATCACTGCAATAAGCTATATCGCTTCTTTTGCGGTAACAAAGTGCAAATTACTCATGGATTAGAAACGACCGTTGCCGAGTACGAAGCTTTACCTTCAAGAGAACAGAAATTCATTAAAAAAAAGTTCATTGAGCTTTATGAACAATCACCTCTATATGTGCAGCTTGATCAAAACCAATTAATTATTGCTCACGCCGGTCTTAAAGCTGAATACATCGGCAGAACGGATAAAAAAGTAAAAACCTTTGTGCTATACGGAGACATTACGGGTGAAAAACATCTAAACGGCATGCCTGTCCGACGGGATTGGGCCAAACATTATAACGGAAAACCGTTTATCGTGTATGGGCATACACCCGTAGTAAAAGCCAGAAAAATTCATAATACCATTAATATTGATACAGGCGCAGTTTTTGGAGGGGCTTTAACGGCGTTTCAGTATCCTGAAAGGAATATTATATCGGTGCCTTCATCTATGCCTTACGTAGAGGAAAAATTTAATCACTTCGTGTAA
- a CDS encoding GTP pyrophosphokinase, producing the protein MIRHWDLFLAPYKQAVEELKVKLKGIRSQYDMKSTHSPIEFVTGRVKPIASILDKATRKGISLDRLEEEMQDIAGLRMMCQFTDDIKAVVELLRQRTDFELIEERDYILHKKESGYRSYHVVVCYPVQTIKGEKKILVEIQIRTLAMNFWATIEHSLNYKYSGKFPENIKKRLQRASEAATQLDEEMSQIRGEIQEAQAIFSRKKESAEES; encoded by the coding sequence ATGATCAGGCATTGGGATTTATTTTTAGCACCGTATAAACAAGCCGTTGAAGAACTTAAGGTGAAATTAAAAGGAATTCGTTCACAATATGATATGAAATCTACGCATTCACCTATTGAATTTGTTACGGGACGAGTAAAGCCTATCGCCAGTATTTTGGATAAAGCGACTCGAAAAGGAATTTCTCTCGATCGCTTAGAGGAAGAGATGCAGGACATTGCGGGACTCCGTATGATGTGTCAATTTACGGACGATATTAAGGCGGTCGTAGAGCTTCTTCGTCAGCGAACAGACTTTGAATTGATTGAAGAAAGAGATTATATTCTTCATAAAAAAGAAAGCGGCTATCGTTCATATCATGTGGTCGTATGTTATCCTGTTCAAACAATTAAAGGTGAAAAGAAAATTTTAGTGGAAATTCAAATTCGTACACTGGCTATGAATTTTTGGGCTACAATTGAGCATTCTTTAAATTATAAGTACAGCGGGAAATTTCCTGAGAACATCAAAAAGCGACTTCAGCGTGCTTCTGAAGCAGCTACTCAGCTCGATGAAGAAATGTCTCAAATACGAGGTGAGATTCAAGAAGCTCAGGCTATTTTCTCACGAAAAAAAGAATCGGCGGAAGAATCTTAG
- a CDS encoding stage VI sporulation protein F, giving the protein MDNNMFKNIEKKTGVNMKDIFELANSVQNANFKDEQTVRNIVKRVAQIANKPISKQKEEQIVKAIANNNQSIDFATIAKMLNEKK; this is encoded by the coding sequence ATGGATAATAATATGTTTAAAAATATAGAAAAGAAAACAGGCGTTAATATGAAGGATATTTTTGAACTTGCGAATTCTGTACAAAATGCTAATTTTAAAGATGAGCAAACGGTGCGTAATATTGTGAAGCGAGTAGCACAAATTGCGAATAAGCCAATTTCAAAACAAAAAGAAGAACAAATTGTTAAGGCGATTGCAAACAATAATCAATCCATTGATTTTGCGACCATCGCTAAAATGCTAAATGAGAAAAAATAA
- a CDS encoding DUF1360 domain-containing protein: MTWIYLTLFVFATFRLTRLIVFDKITAFIRKPFHKIVEDQDEQGNTVTYLEIKGKGLQMWIGELLSCYWCTGIWCAVGIYFSYVAFPHIAIPIITILAIAGCAGIIESFMK; the protein is encoded by the coding sequence ATGACATGGATTTATCTAACATTATTTGTCTTTGCAACATTTCGACTTACTCGTCTAATTGTTTTTGATAAAATCACAGCGTTTATTCGTAAACCGTTTCATAAAATTGTAGAAGATCAAGATGAACAAGGAAATACGGTAACTTATCTAGAGATAAAAGGGAAAGGACTGCAAATGTGGATTGGAGAGCTGCTCAGCTGTTATTGGTGTACGGGCATATGGTGTGCGGTAGGGATTTATTTTAGTTATGTAGCGTTCCCGCATATTGCTATTCCTATCATTACAATCTTAGCTATTGCAGGATGTGCAGGAATTATAGAATCATTTATGAAATAA